The following coding sequences are from one Bifidobacterium sp. window:
- a CDS encoding RNA polymerase-binding protein RbpA has product MAERSLRGMSIGAKSLESDDNVDFAARMDVAYICPKGHRTILPFAEGAEIPDEWECRCGTIAKREGEHDAEADEISKPTRTHWDMLLERRSEEELTTLLEKRLKMHHDGWIPDYE; this is encoded by the coding sequence ATGGCCGAGCGCAGTTTGCGTGGTATGAGTATCGGTGCAAAATCATTGGAATCCGACGATAACGTCGATTTTGCAGCGCGTATGGACGTTGCGTACATATGTCCTAAAGGACATAGAACGATTCTTCCATTCGCTGAAGGAGCCGAAATACCTGACGAGTGGGAATGCCGTTGTGGCACCATCGCCAAGCGCGAAGGTGAGCACGACGCTGAAGCTGATGAGATTTCTAAGCCAACAAGAACACACTGGGATATGCTACTTGAGCGCCGCAGCGAAGAAGAGCTCACCACGCTGCTAGAAAAGCGTCTCAAAATGCATCACGATGGTTGGATTCCTGATTACGAATAA
- a CDS encoding DEAD/DEAH box helicase yields the protein MSNHHNDAASDQHQLSPSQRYAAARQRQAHMKSAAFRFTQTLPFALDDFQLQAMNALEDGNNVLVAAPTGAGKTVIADFAVFLAQERNVKAFYTTPIKALSNQKYHDLVEVFGEHRVGLLTGDTSINSEADIVVMTTEVLRNMLYEQSSTLHALRYVVLDEVHFLADRYRGPVWEEVIIHLPQSVRIIGLSATVSNVEDFSSWIESVRGTTTLIVSERRPVPLEQHVIVQAGDSDEPELFDLYRRNAAQQSTLKLNPELVNRLEQMDRNAHRRENPRKRSRFQSRHPHTASPRSGVDRHVPRRWAVVDELDYFGMLPGIYFIFSRNGCDQAVEQCLNAGLELTSDNEARKIRRIVDEMVDGQLSRDDLKALHFSRFRFALEEGFASHHAGMVALFRHIVERLFDEGLIKVVFATETLALGINMPARSVVVEKLEKFDGTGHVALTPGEFTQLTGRAGRRGIDTLGHAVVVDHKGFVPSTAAALSSKRVYPLHSSFKPTFNMAVNLLNTSDYESSRITLDHSFAQWEANESAWQLESEMNTLRAALQGYEDAFKCEYGDFKEFMTLRMQLSDAQKNGRRELKHQLFSSQQERSRAFQQLDKRIATLKEQEKEHPCRSCPDLQTHLKWGHRWAREQRELDRISRRFDSRTGSVARRFDKICGILQELGYLTQKQQSSVSTPTTSPSQTVDFLLTVRGQLLRRIYSEQDLILAQILLSDTLRELDPQELAAVLSSMVYESRRGEGGAPRQYPGGPEGVLMHSVEAMTRIWAQVNTLCEDNGLEPSQSLDFGICDIMYQWAGGEELSSILQDREMTGGDFVRNAKRLADILSQIAQVGAYLPESNSELSHTAVVSADLINRGIVAYSGVD from the coding sequence ATGAGTAATCACCATAACGACGCCGCATCCGATCAACATCAGCTCAGTCCTTCGCAACGCTATGCAGCAGCGCGGCAACGACAAGCACATATGAAGAGTGCCGCCTTCCGTTTCACACAGACTTTGCCTTTCGCCTTGGATGATTTTCAACTCCAAGCCATGAATGCGCTCGAAGACGGTAATAACGTGCTTGTCGCTGCTCCTACAGGTGCAGGCAAAACTGTGATTGCGGATTTTGCTGTATTTCTGGCGCAGGAGCGCAATGTTAAAGCATTTTATACCACACCTATAAAAGCTTTAAGCAACCAGAAATACCATGACCTAGTTGAAGTTTTTGGTGAGCATAGAGTCGGATTACTCACGGGGGACACCTCAATTAATTCTGAGGCAGATATCGTTGTCATGACTACCGAAGTCCTTCGCAATATGCTCTATGAACAATCATCCACTCTTCACGCGCTACGCTATGTGGTGCTGGATGAGGTCCATTTTCTGGCAGATCGATATCGAGGTCCCGTCTGGGAAGAAGTGATCATTCATCTTCCTCAATCTGTACGAATTATTGGCCTATCCGCCACTGTTTCTAATGTCGAAGATTTTTCTTCATGGATTGAATCTGTTCGCGGGACAACGACATTAATTGTCTCTGAGCGCAGACCAGTACCTCTTGAGCAACATGTAATAGTGCAAGCTGGCGACTCAGATGAACCTGAACTTTTCGATTTATATAGAAGAAATGCAGCTCAGCAATCGACGCTTAAGCTCAACCCTGAACTTGTCAATCGTCTTGAACAAATGGATCGCAATGCACACAGACGAGAAAATCCGAGGAAACGCTCACGATTCCAATCTCGTCATCCACATACCGCATCTCCGCGTAGTGGTGTAGACCGCCATGTTCCCAGACGCTGGGCAGTAGTAGATGAGCTCGATTATTTTGGTATGCTTCCGGGCATTTACTTCATATTCTCTAGGAATGGTTGCGATCAGGCAGTTGAACAATGCTTGAATGCAGGATTAGAACTCACCAGCGATAACGAAGCCAGAAAAATCAGGCGAATAGTCGATGAAATGGTTGATGGGCAGCTCAGTCGTGATGACTTGAAAGCGTTGCATTTCAGTAGATTCCGATTTGCTCTCGAAGAAGGCTTTGCATCACACCACGCAGGAATGGTGGCACTGTTTCGTCATATTGTCGAACGACTGTTCGATGAAGGATTAATCAAGGTTGTCTTTGCCACCGAAACTCTAGCTCTCGGTATAAATATGCCAGCACGTTCCGTGGTAGTAGAAAAGTTAGAGAAATTTGACGGAACAGGCCATGTAGCACTAACCCCGGGGGAGTTCACCCAACTCACCGGACGTGCTGGAAGACGAGGCATCGATACCTTAGGGCATGCTGTAGTAGTTGACCATAAAGGGTTTGTGCCTTCTACAGCTGCTGCACTGTCTAGCAAACGAGTGTATCCCTTACACTCAAGCTTCAAACCTACCTTCAATATGGCTGTCAACCTCTTAAATACCAGTGACTACGAAAGTTCAAGAATTACTTTGGATCATTCATTCGCTCAATGGGAAGCTAATGAATCTGCTTGGCAGCTTGAATCTGAGATGAACACGTTACGTGCAGCACTACAAGGCTACGAAGATGCTTTCAAATGTGAATACGGCGATTTCAAAGAGTTCATGACACTACGTATGCAACTCTCAGATGCCCAGAAAAATGGGCGTCGCGAGCTTAAACACCAGCTATTTTCAAGTCAGCAAGAACGAAGCCGCGCTTTCCAACAGCTTGATAAACGAATTGCCACGTTAAAAGAGCAGGAAAAGGAACATCCTTGTCGCTCATGCCCAGATTTACAAACACACCTGAAATGGGGACACCGCTGGGCCAGAGAACAACGAGAGCTTGATCGTATCAGCAGACGCTTCGATTCTCGTACAGGTTCTGTGGCACGTCGCTTCGACAAAATTTGCGGAATCTTGCAAGAGCTTGGTTACTTGACTCAAAAGCAACAATCATCTGTTTCCACACCCACGACTTCACCCTCGCAGACCGTGGATTTTCTGCTAACAGTTCGCGGACAATTGCTGCGACGCATTTATAGCGAACAAGACTTGATTCTTGCACAGATTCTGCTGAGTGACACCTTACGTGAGCTGGATCCACAAGAATTAGCCGCTGTGCTGTCATCAATGGTTTATGAATCACGTAGAGGCGAAGGCGGTGCACCACGACAATATCCTGGAGGCCCAGAAGGTGTCCTCATGCATAGTGTCGAAGCAATGACTCGAATCTGGGCGCAGGTCAACACGCTCTGTGAGGACAATGGTCTTGAACCTTCTCAAAGCCTAGACTTTGGTATCTGCGACATTATGTATCAATGGGCAGGGGGAGAGGAACTTTCCTCAATTCTGCAAGATCGGGAGATGACAGGTGGAGACTTTGTCAGAAACGCTAAACGACTCGCAGACATCCTCAGTCAGATTGCCCAAGTCGGTGCATATCTACCAGAGAGTAATAGCGAATTATCCCATACCGCTGTTGTCTCTGCAGACCTGATTAACCGCGGGATTGTTGCATATTCTGGTGTTGACTAA
- a CDS encoding helix-turn-helix transcriptional regulator, whose product MAEGTNGRRRFSDKWGKHELDVLAVLSSAFPQWLTSRQIAQRVKAYADSYGELADQAAKAAFAKQFQRDRAKLAAMGIAIESRQPEYSSKSEGQDFASYRLQLGDEPRVRLRFDLDDLPVLAAANYLARSISMSQTAEQQVHQSSRTTPRVPQIPIPGLGLDSIAPGLGTQTIPDALQRVIDSRRFAATVDVDGEHINVAYTDSDDLAMFVLEHPGSTIISPREAADAFHRRLVAATKFEEASHTGFDDQEQPLVMSDRDQTPDHDVTENEDNLAQRANASFQTGSEVDRRLRLMLFLSAHLGEEFSLAELAERFVGKTRSDDELKRAINVIHKDINTLTTVSDDGEMAGSQFFDIDWSLLDTENIVSATNSLGLERLAGVSPQYLSLITASVSYLAHSPLLPDESRAQADSLYKRLRQHVEPGETPWLSLTGYEMEPTSFTVVKRAIDTASLLDMEYTDGAGRTRRKIVAPAKIYVDEGVYYAAVWTNIGDAISESQRTEPDVNGVVPLNGNSKSSSTTDAWQMLRLARIERAELVTPLHKVEFPDAPISELRKWSFDNGTAAMFITDKPDLPFTESLPGARTEAHGNGEKVHLTVSSDSWFVAFCISHARHIVAVAPGTLRTMILARARRELSLEQEVTLVDD is encoded by the coding sequence CTCCGATAAGTGGGGAAAACATGAATTGGATGTTCTTGCAGTGTTGTCTTCCGCTTTTCCCCAATGGCTTACCTCTCGTCAGATAGCGCAACGAGTAAAAGCTTATGCGGATTCTTATGGGGAATTAGCAGATCAAGCTGCAAAGGCGGCTTTTGCAAAACAATTCCAACGCGATAGAGCCAAGCTTGCTGCAATGGGAATTGCCATTGAATCGAGACAACCTGAATACTCTTCAAAATCAGAGGGACAGGATTTTGCTTCATACCGTTTGCAGCTCGGTGATGAACCCAGAGTCAGGCTCCGCTTCGATCTTGATGATTTACCAGTTCTTGCTGCAGCAAATTATCTAGCTCGATCTATTTCCATGTCTCAGACAGCTGAGCAACAAGTACATCAGAGCTCACGCACAACGCCTAGAGTTCCACAAATTCCTATTCCTGGACTAGGACTGGACTCTATAGCTCCCGGGCTAGGTACACAAACCATTCCAGATGCTTTACAAAGAGTCATTGACTCTCGTCGTTTTGCGGCAACTGTGGATGTTGATGGTGAACATATTAATGTTGCTTATACGGATTCTGACGATCTAGCAATGTTCGTGCTAGAACATCCTGGTTCAACGATTATTAGCCCGCGTGAAGCTGCTGATGCCTTCCACCGTAGACTTGTGGCAGCCACAAAATTCGAGGAAGCTTCTCACACTGGTTTTGATGACCAAGAGCAACCCTTGGTAATGAGTGACCGTGACCAAACTCCTGACCACGACGTCACCGAGAATGAGGATAATCTTGCACAGCGAGCCAACGCATCATTCCAAACTGGTTCTGAAGTTGACCGTCGTCTGCGACTGATGCTGTTCTTATCCGCCCATTTGGGTGAAGAGTTCTCTTTGGCGGAATTGGCTGAGCGTTTCGTGGGGAAGACTCGTAGCGACGACGAACTCAAGCGCGCTATCAATGTGATTCACAAAGACATTAATACACTGACGACTGTTTCTGATGACGGGGAAATGGCCGGAAGTCAATTCTTTGACATCGATTGGTCGCTTCTAGACACTGAGAATATTGTTTCCGCTACTAATTCGCTCGGTCTGGAGCGACTTGCTGGTGTTTCTCCACAGTATCTGAGTCTTATCACCGCATCTGTAAGCTACCTAGCTCATTCACCATTGCTTCCAGATGAGTCTCGAGCACAGGCTGATTCCTTATATAAGCGTCTCAGGCAACATGTTGAACCTGGTGAAACACCATGGCTCAGCCTGACTGGTTATGAGATGGAGCCAACGAGCTTCACCGTAGTTAAGCGTGCAATCGATACTGCTTCACTCCTTGATATGGAATACACCGATGGAGCAGGAAGAACTCGCCGCAAGATTGTAGCTCCTGCAAAAATTTATGTTGATGAGGGCGTGTATTACGCCGCTGTTTGGACCAATATTGGCGATGCTATTAGCGAGAGTCAGCGAACAGAACCAGATGTTAATGGCGTAGTGCCGCTCAATGGCAACAGCAAAAGCTCTTCAACGACCGATGCTTGGCAGATGCTCAGACTTGCTCGAATCGAGCGTGCTGAACTGGTTACGCCATTGCACAAAGTTGAGTTCCCCGATGCTCCGATTAGTGAACTGCGCAAATGGAGTTTCGACAATGGAACAGCGGCCATGTTCATTACGGATAAGCCCGATTTGCCATTTACTGAATCTTTACCAGGAGCACGTACTGAAGCACATGGCAACGGTGAAAAGGTTCATCTCACCGTATCGTCAGATTCTTGGTTTGTTGCTTTCTGCATCTCTCACGCACGTCACATCGTGGCAGTTGCGCCTGGCACATTGCGAACGATGATTCTTGCTCGAGCACGAAGAGAGTTGAGCCTTGAGCAGGAAGTTACCCTGGTCGACGATTAA